Within the Streptomyces vilmorinianum genome, the region CGCCGTGCGGGAGGAGGCTGCGCTGCAGCACGAGTGCGGCGGCGCGCTCGCGGGCGTAGCGGCGGGCGTTGTCGAGGCAGACGGCGGCGCGGGCGACGAGTTCCTCCGCGAGCCGCAGATCGTCCTCGTCGAACGCCTCGTCGCGCCGCGCGCGGAAGAAGGTGGTGACGCCGAGGGTGACGCCGCGGGCGAGGATCGGCACGACGATCGCCGTGTGGGCGACGGGTTCGGCGGGGGTGGCCGCCCCTGCTGCGGTGGTCGTACGCGGGCCGGGGGTCTCGCCGGTGTCGGCGGTCTCCGGGGTGGGGAGGGCCGATTCCCTGGCGGCGGCGTCCAGCCGTGCGGCACGCCAGGGGCGGCCGTGGGCCAGGCAGCCGATCTGGGGCGACGCCGGCCGGTACGCGGCCGGCTCGCCCGGTTCCACGACCTGCTCGGCGGCGCGGGCGCGCACGGTCTGTCCGCCCGCGCGCACCAGTCGTACGGCGGTGGCGCCGGCCGTCGGGCCCGTGGGCGGTTCCGCGCCCCTGAGCACGGAGTCGAGGAGGTCGACGGCGACGAAGTCCGCGAGGCCCGGCACCGCCACGTCGGCCAGGTCCTGGGCCGTGGCCATGACGTCCAGGCTGCGCCCGATGCACTCGCTCGCCCGGGCCATCAGGGCCAGGCGCAGGCGCGCCCGGTAGCGGTCGGTGATGTCGACGACCGAGTAGCAGACCCCTAGGGCACGGCCGTTGTCGTCGTCGAGCCGGATGAACGACATGGCGTGGGCGTGGTCCCGGTCGGGATCGGCCCGGGTACGCCCCACGTGCTCGTACCCCATGACCGGCTCGCCGGTCTCCAGCACCTGGCGCATCTTCGCCTCGAGGAGGTCCGCGTCGAGCCCGGGCTGGATCTCCGCCAGGCGCCGGCCGCGGCGCTCCTCGAAGCGGCCGCCGCCGAACAGCTCCAGGGCCGTGTTGGACCAGACGCACCGCAGCTCGGTGTCCACGAGCGCCATGCCGACGGGCGACTGTCTGAGCATCCGCTCGAACAGGGCGGGCTCCATGTCCGGCCTGCGGGTCCGCTCCGCGCGCACGGCCATGGCCAGCCAGCGCGCCGGGCCGGCCTCTCCGGGGAGCGGCACCACGGTGACGTCGACGGGGACGCTTCCTCCGTCCCGGTGACGTGCCAGGAGCACGCCCGACCAGCCGCCGTCCCTCGCGCTGCTCTCGGCGATGGCGGGGAGGCGTGCGGCCTCGCCCGGGGCGAGGAGGGAGTCGACGTGTCTGCCCCTCAGCTCCGCCCCGGGATGTCCGAGCAGCCGCTCCGCCGCGTGGGGGCGCCCGACGACGGTGCCGCCCTCGTCGAAGAGAAGGACGGCGGAGTCGGCGACGGCGAGCGGCGCCGCCTGCCCGGTGGTGTCTGTGCCCTCAGGTCTCCCCACGGCCCTCGGCTCCGTTCTCACACCCCGTCCCTGTTCATCCCTTTTATCACAATATGAAATGATTCCTGTCGTGCCACCGGGTTCCCGTGTCACCC harbors:
- a CDS encoding SpoIIE family protein phosphatase — protein: MGRPEGTDTTGQAAPLAVADSAVLLFDEGGTVVGRPHAAERLLGHPGAELRGRHVDSLLAPGEAARLPAIAESSARDGGWSGVLLARHRDGGSVPVDVTVVPLPGEAGPARWLAMAVRAERTRRPDMEPALFERMLRQSPVGMALVDTELRCVWSNTALELFGGGRFEERRGRRLAEIQPGLDADLLEAKMRQVLETGEPVMGYEHVGRTRADPDRDHAHAMSFIRLDDDNGRALGVCYSVVDITDRYRARLRLALMARASECIGRSLDVMATAQDLADVAVPGLADFVAVDLLDSVLRGAEPPTGPTAGATAVRLVRAGGQTVRARAAEQVVEPGEPAAYRPASPQIGCLAHGRPWRAARLDAAARESALPTPETADTGETPGPRTTTAAGAATPAEPVAHTAIVVPILARGVTLGVTTFFRARRDEAFDEDDLRLAEELVARAAVCLDNARRYARERAAALVLQRSLLPHGVPAQEAVDAASFYRPADELSGLGGDWFDVIPLSGARVALVVGEVLGHGIEAAATMGQLRTAVRTLADLDLSPEELLAHLDDLVVQVTREGREADIVGAATPGAVGASCLYAVYDPVSLRCDLASAGHLAPAVLAPDGTVGFPELPEGPALGIGGLPFESVELPLEEGSVLAFYTDGLIAAPGAGKDGLRRVLESRDLPLDQLCRSVVDELAPSRPYTDDAALLLVRTRSLAAGQVAVWDLPADPAVVARARVMAARQLAAWGLEELAFTTELVVSELVTNAIRHASGPIRLRLILERTLICEVFDASSTSPHLRHARTTDEGGRGLFLISQFTRRWGTRYTAEGKVIWAEQPLDRDETALDGTSGTAL